GTAGGATGGCTGAGGACAGGCTGAGTCACCTGGAATCTCTTGCTAGAGCCCTGTAAGGTTAAGGGGGAATCTCTTGATAGAGCCAACATCAGGCCAGAAACAATGGCAATGGTCTCACCGAGGCTTAACACAGCAGCCAGGATGGAGGTGAGAGGGAAAGCATCCTGAAAAGAACATCTCCTGGGCAGACAGTTCAGAGTGTCACCCACCGCAGAGCCCTGATGTGAAAATCAACAGACCTGGGCTCTCAGCCTGGTGCCAGTCCTGCCtccctctgtgaccttggacaagtttccTAATGTGACAAGTTTCctaatgtctctgagcctcattttcttctaaaatacttTCCAAGCTTCCCTCTCTAGTCCTAATCATCTCTGATGGTAGGCTCATGAGTTAGACCAAGGCTTTTGAAAATATGATCCAAAGACTCATTGGAGAATTAAAAtctccaggccctgcctccaaTCTTATAAATGAAAAGCTCTGTGTCTGAGGCACCTCAATCTGTATGTCTCTCAAGTGCTCCAGACAATTACTGTGCACAGTAAATGAAAGAACACCTATAATAGAGTGCACCCGTGAAAGTAACCATTTCCAAGAAGAGGCTGAATGTCAAACTTCTTGCCATATAGATCAGAGCAGGTTGAATTCTTCTTAGAAAAATTTTTAGAAGATTAATAGCTTCCGCCCTTTGCAGGAACCATTGGCCCTGTACAAACATTTTGCATGTTTGTACTTCGGAGGGGTGGGCCAGGATTCAGGGTGCCTCCAAAATTCCAACTGGCTCCCTTCGATGTGCAAGCAGCATGTCTAACATGGGGGGGTGGGTTGAAGGGCTGTGGCATCTCCAGGCTTCCTGATGCCAGGTCCTACCATGGACAATCAGGGAACACTGGGGAGTTTCCCCCATTGGCCAAGATGTTGCAAGGGAATGTTCTTATACCAAGAGTGCCAAAAGCTACAAAGATGAATGGACAAGGCCCTAGTATGACAAAAGTTAATAAGATAATTGAATAGGAAAAACAGCTGTCCCCTTCCTATCCTTATAAGAACCACAGgtgagcaggaagggggcaggggggagagtaGGAGGATGGTCTTTGAGATGGGTgtccaccattctcccaggtCGAGGCACCTGAATAAAtctcttttatataaaataaaacaaagccttTAAGACGCCTAACCAGGTGCCAAAAAGAAGTGAAGCAATAGGAATAACTTTCCATGGAAAGTCATATTTCTGCTGTGCTTTGAGACCTCCCTAAAGAGTAACTTAAATTTGTAAATTCTCAAACTGGCTTTGCTTCAATTAACAGCACAATGACAGCAACATTTTGCAAGTTCAGTTCCAAGAAATTAAGTGTGTAGCAACTATGGAGATGGAAGAAAGTTCAGACTTTATATAAAAATCTAGTCAGTTTTAGTAACAACCCCACAGtttaaaagagacagagagagtaaaaatgagcatttttgcctttacacacacacacacacacacacacacacacacacacacacacacacaagattggAAGAAACTGGATTCTGGATTGAGATAAAATTAGTACGTGGGGACAGGGTAGCCAGCTGGAGGTCACATTCCAGAGTCTTAAAGGTTTAATCCAAGAGATAGATTGACCTGCACTTAGTTCTGCTGgtcaaagggaaaagggaaaagataTTAGGCTGAAGCCACCTAAGAAAACACAGCCATgttctgaaaaaaagaaagaaagaaaaagacagttgtcCTTCCCATAATCCCAGATATCCTAGCTCCCCAAGTCTCCAGGAAATTTACTTGAGCATCTATTGTGTGCCTAAAGCTGTAATGATTCCTATTTTGGAGATGTTTCCCCTGAAGCTAGGGAAAAAAGACATACGCATTTGAAACTAAAGATGAAACCCAATATAGTTGCAATACAGAAGGGGAGAAATCCACGTGGGCTTGAAATACCAGCAAATATAATGGAGGAGGCAGCACCTGAGATGAGTCCTCGTGGATGTAAAAATGAGGGGTAAAGACATGTGGGGGTAAAATATGTGGAAACAAGAAGTAGCAGAAATGGGAGTACcatgttgaaagaaaaggaagatgagCAGAGGTATATGCTGGGAACTGATAGGAGTTGGGGCTGACCCAGGTAGCTCTATCCTGCTTCCCTTGTCATCCACATTCCTACCTGGGACCAGTGGTTCCAGTGAGAAAGGTTATAGTGCCCAGACTCCCCCTCCATTGTAGACCAAGCCCCACGTAAATGAGCAGAATCTTTGGGTCTTTGCAGAACCCTGATCACAGAGATGGAGATAGTGATGAAGGTTGGAATGCCATgaaacagttgggggcaatgattTGGGGGGCAATGAATCTCTGAGTATTGCAGGCAAAGGACCTGTAATACACCCTTTTAAACAAACTGGGAATTAGAAGGGGCTTTCATCTAGGGACCAGATGCCCTCACcccatattttctttctcctctttcaatGGAATCTCAGGACATACTCTTTCTTGCCCATTCTTCTGCCATAGGGAAAATTTTTGAGATAAAGAGTACTTTACTTTTTTGAGACTGAAGAGGATAATGCTTAACTCAATGAATAGCTAATAGTAGAATTTCAAGTAATAGTATAGGAGATACTAAGCTTAAATAAGTAGTCCATCATCTAATGGTGTCTGAAATATACCTGAGAGGCCCTCTCTATCATTTAGATTGGCCATCAACTATAAAAAAGAACGATCTCTCTAAAGACATTTGGAGGAACAGAAATGATATCATACTATCTATTGGGGGCTCCTAAATTGTGTGTTTCTTTATGGCTTCCAACCAAAAGCCAAGAGAGCAAGAGTTAACCTCAACAGAGTAGGAGCTCATTCTAGATAATTGCTATTACCATATATTGAAAGacctattcatttttatttaacactCTTTATGGAACGTATGGAATGCTCACTATGTGCTGTCTCATTTGTTTGTTAGCActtgttggagagagagagagaggaacgaaATGCCtaaacagtgattctcaaactccTGGCTCCAATGCctaagtttctgattcagtgcaTCTGAAGTTAAGCACTTAAATCAGTATTTTTAGCAAGTTTGTTCAGTTACTGGTGGTCCCTGGCCACACTGAGAAACATTTCACAAGACAAAAACAGGATGTGGAGGTCAAGAATGAGAAACCTTGTGTGGAAACCAAGCAGGCTGAGGCTACAATTGGTTAACCAAGAATCACAGAAGGCTCAGTGGGCCAGGCCTGCTAGCTGATAGTAGTAACACAGGTATGTTTTCCCCACATTTGTGAAATAGTTCATTTGGAAGCTTCAAGGAAAAATTCTGTTTGTCATGGAAGCAGATCAAAGTGGCTGCAAGGGGCATGGTTGACAACACTGGAGTTGCCATGACAACTGTAATGGGTGGCCCAGTAGAGTTGAGAAAGCTGTGGGTAAGAAAGAAGAGGTGAAAACCCTGTGCTAAAGAGAGTGCAGTGTGATTTATCAAGAACTGCTATACCTGTGGTAGCCCACTTAATATCTCAAATAGTTGTGAAGAAATCAAAAGGACCGGGGCTGAATTCTTCCAAGAATGGCTTACAGGTAATGGGCTAGTAGATAGCTAACTCTTGAAGCATTTGccctttagaattttttttttcattttgttcccAGTATGTCTAATATTGGAGGCCCCACCTACTgctgaatcaatcaatcaaaagcaaattcaaacagaatACTCAAATACAAGGAAAATAAGAACAACTCTGAAAAACGACCACCacagattttatttaattaaaaatattatacatgtTGTTgcattttcatggaaaatattgaGTTAAAAAACACCAACAGTGTTAGTTTTCAGAACCCTTAATGCACCCCATTCTGCTACCTGCTTCTTTGTTCTGTCCATGGCATTAACCGTGCGTATAACTGGAGCTCCCTTGAAGCTCATACCCATAGAACTCCCGGAATGAGCCATTTTCTCGACAGTGGTGTTCTATCAAGTTAACTCTGGTTTCCTGAAAACCATTAAAAGGAGCTGGCATAAAAGCCCAAAGCACATGTCAACACCAATTCAGCCCAACATGTCTGCAAGAATCTGCTATGACCGTATCCAGTTTCCAGGCTAGTTAGTAGGTGATCTTATATTCTATCTGGTGTATTAGTGTCCTGAGCCCCTTCACCAAGCTTCCCCTGAACTCACGGTGGGAAGACACTGCCATATAGTGTTTATATTCAAACTATCAGCAAGTACACAAAAGCACGTGTGGCCCCCATGCACATtactagcaaataaaaaatacatattggtACAATACAACCCTTGGAATCACTGGCTCAAATATAGCCATGTGAATATTCTTAAACTATTCATTTAATTATACACCTGTTAGGAAAAATACCACAGCATTAAAAACTTAACTTGAAAATATCATTTCAGCTAGAAACGTCTCACATGGAAATCCTTTGCTTTCCCAGGACTGTACCATCCCTTAACTTACTTCCTTGATTCCACATCATAATGCTGCATCTGCATATTGCTCCCAAGTGATGCTTTTACTAAAATTGGATCTGATGTGACAGAAACATCCTGGCTCTGTTTTTCTGCTCCTTTGCTTTAAATTGTAGTATACCTAATGTGGGTTCTGCATCCAGCTTTACATTAAAGAGAGATGAATCCCCCCAAagtacacaaataaatgaaaataactgGATAGCAAAAAGGTGGAATTGCCTCAGCTCTTAGAAATCAGAAAATGGTCTTCCTCTTCGTAATGGTCTCTCAATTGATGGGAATAAAATACGGCTGAAATTGCTTTTCACATTCTGGCTCAGTGGGGGGCATTTTCACATAGACCCCTGTAGTAAGAGGACTTCTTTTCTTTAGCTGCCAAACAGAACAAGAAACAGTAGTTATTCTTGAGGAATACAGAAGTCACTTCTAACCATAATAGGACTCAGCAACTATCGGGTTCCTCCCCTGTTGAAAAATGAATGTTCACAGCATACAGAATTATAAGCCTCGGGAGATTTTCTTGATTGAGCCATTAAAACTCAGTTTAGATAAATAACTATGTGCTATGAATGCAAAATAGCAATTATTTTCCCTGACTGAAAGATAGAAGAAAAAGATTTTGAGAAAGCTTcagaaaaaaacaccccaaatgtGTATGATAAGTGACTGGATGTTGTCTGTGGGGGAACGAGTTTGATAAGATAATGAACTTTAGTTATTCTGGTTGAGAGCTGTATTTCTCATTTCTAGTCCTCATATACTTTTTATTACTTTCTGTCTGTCCACATCAGTTCCCAGTTTTTATCATCTAGTAAATTAAGCTCCAGGTCCAGCATACTATTCTGTGAGGTGATTTGTAGCAAATGAAGTAGGAAGAAACTACAGCAACAGAAGAGGTTGAGAGAGGgttttaggagagagagaaaggggagggggaggaagggggaagtaggcagagaggaaggcagggagagaaagagaatggtggagggagggagagcaggagtagggaggaaagagagggagaagttTGTGACAAAGCCAGCCGTAGGCAGCGGTGTGCTGAAAATGACTGTCAGAAAGAAATCCTGATAGGGGGCCAGATTCCATACCTTCTCTTCTACCAACAAATTGTGGTAAATAAAAAACGGGGTTCACTTTTGCTgggctggaagggagggaggtcaaGACTTCCCAAAGTTTCCCAGTTAAGCTGACTGGGAAACAGAGAGCCCTAGAGATGTGTTATGGGGACAGCTACAGTGTGGACAAGGAAGACACAAGTTGGGTTCACAGAGAGATGGCTTCCTGGTGAAGGAGAGGGATGTTAAGGGAGAGAGTGAAATTCATCCAGATGGATGGTCCTCTCTAGCGGCATTTTGCTCACCTTAATCTTGGGTTTCAGGGTTATTAACCAAAGCACATTGTCATGAAGATAAAGAGCAAAACAACTGCCCCATGTTGTTCAAACGGTTACTCAAACTGAAACCTTCTTCAGAAGCACACAAACATTCGATGTCAAATACACTCATCTAAAATATTACTCATCCTGAAACCTCAAAGGCCAATGCCTTGGGTTCTAGTGTGCTCTTTACCACTGTCCTTCGCCTTCCTCATTTATTGCTTCATCTCAAGAAAACGAAAAGCGTCGTCTGGTCAGTTGCTATCACTAAAGGCATCCCCATCCAAATTGGTGCGTTGTCAGCATCACACTCACCATTTTGCTCAAAGAAACAGCTGTGATGAGGAAACTGTAAAAAAATAACCCCGAACTAACTGCTGCAAGGATCCAGAGGAGGAAATCAGAATCCGGGCATGGTTCTGGATCTGCAACAGAAAGCAAAGCAGAACCTCCCTGAGCCACTCTTTAAACATTAGGGCCTCACTTCCATTGATGAAAAGCTGAAGAAATTTGAGCTTCCAGACTTTAATAATAGGGCTACCCATCGATTAAGTCCAACTACTGGGGCTACTGCCCCAGGAGTGTCATATCAGAGGCATAAGAGTAAACTGGATGATGGTTATCATTCCGGAGTGAGTGCCCCATCCTGCCAATGGAAAGAAGACCTTCTCCAACGCATTTTAGTTTATAGTCAGAATGCTGTTTGGGTTGCCACCCAGGCTATCAAAAAGGCTACCAGGTAGTATGCCAGAGAACTCTTAAAGAGAACTTTCACAATCCTATAAAATGAACCACCTGACATTAAGGAGCGAACCTATTTTCATGCAAAGAAGACAGCAGTGCAAAAGGTGGTAGGGTAGTGATATGGCTTTGCTCACCAATGACATAAATCTGGGTTCCATTGCCCATGCCCACATAGTAGGGAGGTGGGTACAGGAGCTCCACCTTGCAGATGTAGAGGCCCATGTCCATGGCCGTCAGCCCTTGGATGGTGAGGTTCACTTTGTTTCCACTGGAAGTGCCAGTGCAGGTGGAATCATCTAGGAAGGTCAACTCCTTCTCCACCATGTACGTTGTGGCGCAGACTTCAGTCATCTGGCTGCCAACCTTCCGCAGCACTGTCACCCGGACCTCGGCAGCTTTGCCTGAAGATTCATACTCACACACAAAGCTGGCTACACCCCGGCTGCTGGCCAGCACCACTGCAGGCTGGGTCACCTGCATCCCTAACATGGAAAAACCAAAGAAACTCTGTGAACCCATGTTCACCCACCACCAGGCCCAGGTAAAAGCCAGAGAAGATTTCTCTTTGATAGGCACCCTCCCATTAGCTTTCGGTTATTCTCTTCCCCTTAAACCAGCCCATCACTACCCGCTATCCCTTCCCTtttccaccgccccccccccctttccctctatcTCTCAGCTATCTTCCAGCTACTCTCCACAAAGGTGTTTCTTAttggccctggctgatttggctcagtgaatagaggacTGAGGACTGACAGGGTACCTATgttggcctgggaactgaagggtcccattccggtcaagggcacatgcctgggttgcaggcttgatccccagtgtggggcgtgcaagaggcagccagtcaatgattctttctcatcattgatgttttttttatctctctctccctttcccttcctctctgaaatcaataaaaatacatatttttaaagggtgTTTCTTAttggaaaatagtttttttttttaaggcagttgGTTGTGCCAGaaagaacattgatgtgacaaACGGAAGACCTGGCTCTTCCATGAAATACATGATTTGTCACGCCTCCCCTATGGACTTCATTTTCCCTCACATGTAGGAAAAGGGGATGGTTAGATGGTATCAGAGTGCCTTCCAACTCTGGCATTCTAAGATTATAATACAACCAGAGGGACTACAGTTCAGGAACTATGAGCAGTAGAGCAAATGTTGGAGGCTGAGGTACAGAATATTGCCTTATATCTTTAAGCACCCCTCAAAAACTTTTGCCTACATTTCCCTGGCCCTGTACCTCGATTACCCGTGAGTAGCTGCACGTTGGCTCACTGTATCGGCCACCCCCTTCCCTGACATTACTATCATAGAATGAGGGAAGCTATAGATGAAGAAAGCCACAGAGCAGAGGGCACCGGGTCGTTTCCTCTCCGGGCTGAGGCATCCCTGCTGTTAACTTCTGTGGGCTtttcctgccactgccaccacacCTTCCGCCACCCTCTCTCCTCACTTAAGCATCCTCACGGGGtgctctttttctctctggtttCTACAGGATAAGAGAGGCCAGCTCTTCATACAATCATACAAGTGATATCCAA
This Eptesicus fuscus isolate TK198812 chromosome 11, DD_ASM_mEF_20220401, whole genome shotgun sequence DNA region includes the following protein-coding sequences:
- the CTLA4 gene encoding cytotoxic T-lymphocyte protein 4, which encodes MAGFGFPRRGAPGHLPPRTWPCTALLSLLFIPVFSKGMQVTQPAVVLASSRGVASFVCEYESSGKAAEVRVTVLRKVGSQMTEVCATTYMVEKELTFLDDSTCTGTSSGNKVNLTIQGLTAMDMGLYICKVELLYPPPYYVGMGNGTQIYVIDPEPCPDSDFLLWILAAVSSGLFFYSFLITAVSLSKMLKKRSPLTTGVYVKMPPTEPECEKQFQPYFIPIN